In Microbulbifer celer, a single window of DNA contains:
- the tal gene encoding transaldolase, which yields MNKLNQLREMTAVVADTGDINAIRQFTPLDATTNPSLLLKAAQQAEYQPLIDEAIAWAAQQGGSSSEQTALCVDRIATKIGNEILQIVPGRISTEVDARLSFDTNATLERARRIMELYAQMGVGPERVLIKVASTWEGIKAAEILEREGVHCNLTLLFSFAQARACADAGVTLISPFVGRILDWYLHNTDATNFTKEEDPGVQSVRRIYQFYKEHGYETTVMGASFRNTGQIEALAGCDSLTISPNLLAELAADEGDLPRVLEPGANASKTTAAISEGEFRFQHNDDAMAHEKLGEGIRKFVVDQIALEDQLKARSQQGEPA from the coding sequence ATGAACAAACTCAATCAGCTACGCGAAATGACCGCCGTGGTGGCGGATACCGGCGATATCAACGCCATCCGTCAGTTCACCCCGCTGGACGCCACCACCAATCCCTCCCTGCTGTTGAAAGCCGCGCAGCAGGCGGAATACCAGCCGTTGATCGACGAGGCCATTGCCTGGGCCGCGCAGCAGGGTGGCAGCAGCAGTGAGCAGACCGCGCTGTGTGTGGACCGTATCGCCACAAAGATCGGCAACGAGATTCTGCAGATTGTTCCCGGCCGTATCTCCACCGAGGTGGACGCGCGCCTGTCCTTCGATACCAACGCCACCCTGGAGCGGGCACGTCGCATTATGGAACTGTACGCCCAGATGGGCGTGGGCCCTGAGCGGGTGCTGATCAAGGTTGCCTCTACCTGGGAAGGTATCAAGGCCGCCGAAATCCTTGAGCGTGAAGGCGTCCACTGTAACCTGACCCTGCTGTTCAGCTTCGCCCAGGCCCGCGCTTGCGCCGATGCCGGCGTTACCCTGATCTCGCCGTTCGTAGGTCGGATTCTGGACTGGTATCTGCACAACACCGACGCTACCAACTTCACCAAAGAAGAAGATCCGGGTGTGCAGTCCGTACGCCGGATCTATCAGTTTTACAAAGAGCACGGTTACGAAACCACGGTGATGGGCGCGAGCTTCCGCAATACCGGACAGATTGAAGCCCTGGCCGGCTGCGACAGCCTCACCATCAGCCCCAACCTGCTGGCAGAACTGGCGGCGGATGAAGGCGACCTGCCCCGCGTACTCGAGCCCGGTGCGAACGCCAGCAAGACCACCGCCGCGATCAGCGAAGGCGAGTTCCGCTTCCAGCACAACGACGACGCCATGGCCCACGAAAAACTGGGCGAAGGCATCCGCAAATTTGTGGTGGACCAGATTGCCCTTGAAGACCAGCTCAAGGCCCGTTCACAGCAGGGGGAACCCGCGTGA
- a CDS encoding DEAD/DEAH box helicase: MITFTLNDIHRMANERSFARGQDYFERGRVLQAYYDEEQNTYFGRVKGSARHTYRVELDVDGGRLVGLCSCPVSLNCKHAVATALQLHHEAHDGKSPDLRLVRQQVAQAATALSDWQQWLADLPAAPRQEPEVLEYGRHYLLYFLEPDTRVSPAHPRLTVRKGYLKKDGSWSQLRYYQPESAYLGWNRPSHMLDEDVSILELLPRIGPMGKLELRGESGQRALVHLLNCGRFYFEDSIIKKGPARNLNWQWEKQESGQHQLTPELEGVGSTDDWLPIPVTPPCYLDMESATIGDILTPVPSNQLTHLCAMPPVSEKELSQMAIQVRQLIPKEQLPLPVEPALTRVNEFAPQLTLMTLEVGNYRLPALKLSFNYAGFPLPAPYSHEFTGIEDNRERDGHHYLITRDLDAEHACCDEIYDLGFYLVMDELGGQEEIWLLESKGPAEIPEAWNHFLQETLPELEKSGWQIETDPSYHFKTKQAQFAVTVADAKNHWFELGVDLTLADGSKLPTATLLEHWLEAGTPDELTLSVDGDWVQVDTSPLQSIRTILADLLSEKKLDKPMLMPAFQAAQLADIPDLDQRKAPLTRKLMQRLQDFSGLENIPAPEGLNAELRGYQQEGLNWLVFLQRYGFGGILADDMGLGKTLQTLALIQHMKQSGTLKKPALVVAPTSLTGNWLHEAAQFTPDLKTTLVHGPNRDPAFRQIAKSDLVITTYPLLVRDKARYEKRKFSLVVLDEAQAIKNPTTKVAECVRLLKSEFRLCLTGTPLENHLGELWSLMDFALPGLLGGRKTFNRLYRNPIENDGDVERQQELARKVSPFMLRRTKTEVVTELPPKTETIQHVELGNKQRALYESVRVSMEKRIRELVASQGMAKSHIEFLDALLKLRQACIDPRLVKLDKAAGIQESAKMEWLAETLPQLLEEGRNILIFSQFTQVLKLIEQQLTAQKIKFTKLTGQTRKRQQAIDKFQNGEVPVFLISLKAGGAGLNLTAADVVIHMDPWWNPAVENQATDRAYRIGQDKPVFVYKLVAEDTVEERINEMQQQKQALADSLFDATRSSKLPGSSEDLLALLS, encoded by the coding sequence CAGGCGTATTACGACGAAGAGCAGAATACCTACTTCGGACGGGTGAAGGGCTCCGCCCGACACACCTACCGTGTGGAGCTGGATGTAGACGGTGGCAGGTTGGTAGGGCTCTGCTCCTGCCCGGTCTCCCTCAACTGCAAACATGCCGTGGCCACGGCCCTGCAGTTACACCACGAAGCGCACGATGGGAAAAGCCCGGACCTGCGGCTCGTACGACAGCAAGTGGCTCAAGCCGCAACCGCGCTATCCGACTGGCAACAGTGGCTGGCGGACCTGCCGGCGGCCCCGCGCCAGGAGCCGGAAGTATTGGAATACGGCCGCCACTATCTGCTGTATTTTCTCGAGCCGGATACACGGGTTTCTCCCGCACACCCGCGGCTGACCGTCAGAAAGGGCTACCTGAAAAAAGACGGCAGCTGGAGTCAGCTGCGCTATTACCAGCCGGAGTCTGCCTATCTCGGCTGGAACCGCCCCAGTCATATGCTGGATGAGGATGTCAGTATTCTGGAGTTGCTCCCCCGTATCGGCCCAATGGGGAAACTGGAGTTGCGCGGCGAATCCGGTCAGCGTGCACTGGTACACCTGCTGAACTGTGGGCGTTTCTATTTTGAAGACAGCATTATCAAAAAAGGCCCGGCCAGAAACCTGAACTGGCAATGGGAGAAACAAGAAAGTGGCCAGCACCAGTTGACCCCGGAGCTGGAGGGCGTGGGGTCAACTGACGACTGGCTGCCAATTCCCGTCACACCACCGTGCTACCTGGATATGGAATCCGCCACCATCGGCGATATTCTCACCCCGGTGCCCAGCAATCAGCTTACACACCTGTGCGCCATGCCGCCGGTATCCGAAAAAGAGCTGTCGCAAATGGCCATTCAGGTACGCCAACTGATCCCGAAAGAGCAACTCCCGTTGCCGGTAGAGCCGGCCTTGACCCGGGTAAACGAATTTGCCCCGCAGCTGACGCTGATGACGCTGGAAGTGGGCAACTACCGGCTGCCGGCACTCAAGCTCAGTTTCAATTATGCCGGCTTCCCGCTTCCGGCGCCCTACAGTCACGAATTTACCGGTATTGAAGACAACCGCGAGCGCGATGGCCACCACTACCTGATTACCCGCGACCTGGACGCCGAACACGCCTGTTGTGACGAGATTTATGACTTGGGTTTCTACCTCGTCATGGACGAGCTGGGTGGCCAAGAGGAAATCTGGCTACTGGAAAGTAAAGGCCCGGCGGAGATTCCCGAAGCCTGGAATCATTTCCTGCAAGAGACACTGCCGGAACTGGAAAAAAGTGGCTGGCAGATAGAAACCGACCCCAGCTATCACTTCAAAACCAAACAGGCGCAGTTTGCCGTCACCGTCGCCGATGCCAAAAACCACTGGTTTGAACTCGGCGTCGACCTCACCCTTGCCGACGGCAGCAAGTTACCCACTGCCACCCTGCTGGAGCACTGGCTGGAAGCCGGCACGCCGGACGAACTCACCCTGAGCGTGGACGGCGACTGGGTACAGGTCGACACCAGCCCATTGCAGAGCATCCGCACGATCCTCGCGGACCTGTTGAGTGAGAAAAAGCTCGACAAGCCCATGCTGATGCCCGCCTTCCAGGCCGCACAACTGGCAGATATCCCCGACCTCGATCAGCGCAAGGCACCGCTTACCCGCAAACTGATGCAGCGCCTGCAGGACTTTTCCGGGCTGGAAAATATTCCCGCGCCCGAAGGGCTCAACGCCGAACTGCGCGGCTACCAACAGGAGGGTCTCAACTGGCTGGTGTTCCTGCAGCGCTATGGCTTCGGTGGCATTCTCGCGGACGATATGGGCCTGGGTAAAACCCTGCAGACCCTCGCCCTGATACAACATATGAAACAAAGCGGCACACTCAAAAAGCCCGCTTTGGTCGTAGCGCCCACCAGCCTCACCGGCAACTGGTTACACGAGGCCGCGCAGTTTACGCCAGATCTGAAGACCACCCTGGTGCACGGGCCAAACCGGGATCCTGCATTCCGACAGATAGCCAAAAGCGATCTGGTGATCACCACCTATCCGTTGCTGGTACGCGACAAAGCCCGCTACGAAAAACGCAAATTCAGTCTGGTAGTATTGGATGAGGCACAGGCGATCAAGAACCCCACCACCAAAGTGGCCGAGTGTGTACGCCTGTTGAAAAGCGAATTCCGCCTGTGCCTGACCGGCACCCCGCTGGAAAATCACCTGGGAGAACTGTGGTCGCTGATGGACTTTGCCCTCCCCGGCCTGCTGGGCGGGCGTAAGACTTTCAACCGGCTGTACCGCAACCCGATTGAAAATGACGGCGATGTAGAACGTCAACAGGAACTGGCACGCAAGGTCAGCCCGTTCATGTTGCGCCGCACCAAGACCGAAGTGGTCACCGAACTACCACCCAAAACCGAAACCATCCAGCATGTGGAACTGGGAAACAAGCAGCGTGCGCTGTACGAGAGCGTGCGCGTAAGTATGGAGAAACGTATCCGCGAACTGGTGGCGAGCCAGGGCATGGCGAAAAGCCATATCGAATTTCTCGATGCACTGCTGAAGCTGCGACAGGCCTGTATCGATCCGCGACTGGTCAAACTGGATAAAGCCGCCGGCATTCAGGAAAGCGCGAAAATGGAATGGCTGGCGGAAACCCTGCCGCAACTGTTGGAAGAAGGCCGGAATATCCTGATCTTCTCCCAGTTCACCCAGGTTCTGAAACTGATCGAACAGCAGCTCACTGCACAGAAAATCAAATTCACCAAACTCACCGGACAAACGCGCAAAAGACAGCAGGCGATCGACAAATTCCAGAACGGCGAAGTGCCGGTCTTTCTGATCAGCCTCAAAGCCGGCGGCGCCGGCCTCAATCTCACCGCTGCGGATGTGGTCATCCACATGGACCCCTGGTGGAACCCGGCGGTGGAAAACCAGGCCACCGACCGCGCCTACCGCATCGGCCAGGACAAGCCAGTATTCGTATACAAGCTGGTGGCGGAAGACACGGTGGAAGAGCGCATCAATGAAATGCAGCAACAGAAGCAGGCGTTGGCAGACTCCCTGTTTGATGCCACCCGGTCGAGCAAACTGCCGGGCAGCAGTGAGGATTTGCTGGCCTTGTTGTCGTGA